One region of Chryseobacterium sp. C-71 genomic DNA includes:
- a CDS encoding very short patch repair endonuclease codes for MAKYIFDTTPERSKLMSKIRGKDTQPEIIFRKALWAAGIRYRINVSKLPGKPDIVFRKYKLVVFIDGDFWHGYKWEEKKLRIKSNADYWIKKIERNMERDLENTAVLQEMGYTVLRFWEHQVKKDLHACIFTVRSFIESSS; via the coding sequence ATGGCAAAATATATTTTCGATACCACCCCTGAGCGCTCAAAGCTGATGTCTAAAATCAGGGGCAAGGACACCCAGCCGGAAATTATTTTTAGGAAAGCATTGTGGGCGGCTGGCATCCGCTACCGTATTAATGTTTCGAAGCTTCCAGGAAAACCAGATATAGTTTTTCGTAAATATAAGCTTGTCGTGTTCATTGACGGAGACTTTTGGCATGGCTACAAGTGGGAAGAGAAAAAGCTCCGTATCAAGTCAAATGCTGACTACTGGATAAAAAAAATCGAACGGAACATGGAAAGGGACCTTGAAAATACTGCTGTCTTACAAGAGATGGGCTATACCGTTTTGAGGTTTTGGGAGCACCAAGTAAAGAAAGACCTGCACGCTTGTATTTTCACAGTGAGGTCTTTTATTGAAAGTTCTTCCTAA
- a CDS encoding sacsin N-terminal ATP-binding-like domain-containing protein: MSLKSDIQDIFKKNTGYAEPEHAINQAESLKSLSVDLYTDSKRFVYELLQNADDSVISNIPVRVGIRLFNDFLVVGHTGKPFDNRDLRGICGVSDGTKKKSVEKTGYKGIGFKAVFGQSEKVLIYSDKEFFRFDAGYPFEWNTKWGTDQHNWELENDRLFSFPWQIIPIYTSNENVDERIIDFINEGEFTVATIILLSKGKDDVKKALDELSANVNMFLFLKNIQELDFNLGTSNLITLHREQDGTVDIKQNGHSKFSWILRTIRLQVPAEIRSKLKEEKNIPDKLLNATDTELTFAAKIYQDSIQKLDIDERLLYSYLPTEERKYAVPVLVNSSFVMSANRETLHEDSKWNQWLFNNIPAELLKWVSELITGQYGQSAYELVPTKSIISNVLGTQYSKGVANALESIPFILSNQQELLRINQAIIDFTLIAKNTFITENTAREYIIDKNSSKRIHSHPFLPHTIYSNTFKNVGVSIFDWADLPKLLESNLFLKSHYSTSNIQLIQFLKQECEIEKQKNITENIIRDWSFILDHKGKLQRPNNIYFPTPDDETWNDPDSEISFLHSDIQSFLLQNPDTRNWLENLGVIEKTDLSYLRKTIIANASTYGTTENTFDTISTIYSLYLKSDIGREELGALSELKILTTKETLLPAHCCYFSDSFEPRLKLENEISDDIFISEKYLLEKSDKNEWKRFFKMMGVMEGIVPVIYNDESRIALVNNHDLKNEFFVDEDKYFKPWLTRFNADQYSNLIVLSFLSQSSDFKFAKMFWDDVIKNISLDDLNTSSIAYWGDRGRDGRTKGDEVANYIAWYIKNVDCLPNVMKTVKKANEIYLNSENIIELSGNYLPVFSGEQLSTNWKAFFNFRTQLQLDDYLEILRKVSSDLNIDGKVKKENITRIQSIYKILLDQCRNWSEGDILKVGDWAAEGYLLTTKNIFLECSSLKFFIDGNESIFQDQFSFLAINSDNKKHPDLEFLLECLKIKILRESDFELSYSHKENCSDLITKLKTIIPHFKIWIEAESIDYKINESLESLEHKINTLNIYQADELKIKYTDIDFVKNVNVHFDRPDLFVTKPWTSNSVLLRLPEVLCRYFYLLGYDKKLEFLLRSSQEEIHQHFKQENINIPTEILGMVTTSDIDLPSILDGDYSTEIIKIPDNTVITSEFYHLSRPDFDLLNYTKNIIARAVTNVINYLSTFPEYDLSNNYIIAESIIGGITKNGNEITLVARPSDKDFILLYYSSEFDVLEYVDAELWYEDGNNAPRQITLGQLLKKTGINRIPVGNTNISSSNIDKLLTTARSNELELSAVPFVPQKIARIISSFANTNGGSIIFGVKEISPNNNEIVGISNDFRIDEITKKAISLLHPIPSVHYDWVRIGDRSIYMIQTNKSDNDILFENKKYVREDSESLVEGTKETLRTILNIPKFRKTVAIIIGIENYYPKNNIFPVKYANSDSLKFKKMLLEDFGVEEEEIYMFLNEEALKSSIEYNLKSLFHSLEKDDRLIFYYVGHGFHSGITNYLSTYDMHISNIPETSVSLRSLLIDPLQKSKCKNALIFIDACAQSFIDENERSHISNIDEEELILLSVDHPTYITFLSCQSGQSSYSSDTLENGIWTYHLVNALGGNVPDVIKGDNYITDRLLRDYLSTSVAKFAKDELRKDQNPKAILDSSYENVILKL, encoded by the coding sequence ATGAGCCTTAAAAGCGACATTCAGGATATTTTCAAAAAGAATACAGGTTATGCTGAGCCAGAGCATGCCATAAATCAAGCAGAATCATTAAAATCTTTATCCGTTGATTTATATACTGATTCAAAAAGGTTTGTCTACGAGCTGCTTCAAAATGCCGATGACTCAGTAATTTCAAATATTCCTGTAAGGGTCGGGATAAGACTTTTTAACGACTTCCTAGTGGTTGGACATACCGGTAAGCCTTTTGACAATAGGGACCTAAGGGGGATCTGCGGTGTCAGTGACGGAACCAAAAAAAAATCTGTTGAAAAAACCGGTTATAAGGGAATAGGTTTTAAAGCTGTTTTTGGACAATCAGAAAAAGTGCTGATTTATTCAGATAAGGAGTTTTTCAGATTTGACGCAGGTTATCCTTTTGAGTGGAATACTAAATGGGGAACTGATCAGCATAATTGGGAATTAGAAAATGACCGGCTATTTTCTTTTCCGTGGCAAATTATACCTATATACACAAGCAATGAAAATGTTGATGAAAGAATAATTGACTTCATAAATGAGGGGGAATTTACTGTGGCAACAATTATATTATTATCAAAAGGCAAAGACGATGTAAAAAAAGCATTGGACGAACTATCTGCAAACGTAAATATGTTTTTATTTCTAAAAAACATACAAGAATTGGATTTTAATTTAGGAACATCAAATCTTATTACTCTTCATAGGGAGCAAGACGGAACAGTCGACATTAAGCAAAACGGACATTCTAAATTCTCTTGGATATTGAGAACCATAAGGTTACAAGTTCCGGCTGAAATAAGATCGAAGCTAAAGGAAGAAAAGAATATCCCAGATAAACTTTTGAATGCAACCGATACAGAATTGACGTTTGCCGCAAAAATATATCAGGACAGTATTCAAAAACTTGATATTGATGAAAGGCTTCTTTATTCTTACCTTCCTACTGAAGAAAGAAAATATGCCGTTCCCGTTTTAGTTAATAGCAGCTTTGTAATGAGTGCAAATAGGGAAACATTGCATGAAGATTCAAAATGGAACCAATGGCTATTCAATAATATTCCTGCTGAATTATTGAAATGGGTTTCAGAATTAATAACAGGGCAATATGGACAAAGCGCTTACGAACTGGTACCAACCAAATCCATCATTAGCAATGTTTTAGGCACACAGTATAGCAAAGGGGTAGCAAATGCGCTCGAATCGATACCATTTATTTTATCAAACCAGCAGGAGCTGCTTAGGATCAATCAAGCAATTATTGATTTTACTTTGATTGCAAAAAATACTTTTATTACAGAAAATACTGCACGTGAATACATAATTGATAAAAACAGCAGCAAACGAATACATTCACATCCGTTTCTACCACACACTATATACAGTAATACTTTTAAAAATGTTGGGGTAAGCATTTTTGATTGGGCGGATCTACCTAAATTATTAGAGTCTAATTTATTTTTAAAAAGTCATTATTCCACAAGCAACATTCAGTTAATTCAATTTTTAAAGCAAGAATGTGAAATTGAAAAACAAAAGAACATTACTGAAAACATAATAAGGGATTGGTCATTTATACTAGATCACAAAGGAAAATTACAGCGTCCAAATAATATTTACTTTCCCACGCCTGACGATGAGACTTGGAATGATCCAGATAGTGAGATTTCTTTTCTTCATTCTGACATTCAATCTTTTTTACTGCAAAACCCTGATACAAGAAATTGGTTAGAAAATCTAGGGGTAATAGAGAAAACAGACCTTTCATACCTTAGAAAAACAATAATCGCTAACGCTTCTACTTATGGCACTACAGAAAACACATTCGATACAATATCGACCATCTATAGCCTCTACTTAAAAAGTGATATTGGGAGGGAAGAATTAGGTGCCCTATCTGAATTAAAAATATTGACCACTAAAGAAACCCTATTGCCAGCACACTGCTGTTATTTTTCAGATTCTTTTGAACCGCGACTAAAATTAGAAAATGAAATAAGCGACGACATTTTTATAAGCGAAAAATACCTGTTAGAAAAATCAGATAAAAACGAATGGAAACGCTTCTTTAAAATGATGGGTGTGATGGAGGGGATTGTGCCAGTAATTTATAATGATGAAAGCAGGATTGCATTAGTAAATAATCATGACTTAAAAAACGAGTTTTTCGTTGATGAAGATAAGTATTTTAAGCCATGGCTGACAAGATTTAATGCAGATCAGTACTCAAATTTAATAGTACTAAGCTTCCTCTCACAATCTTCAGATTTCAAATTTGCAAAAATGTTTTGGGACGACGTTATTAAAAACATAAGCTTAGATGACTTGAACACATCTTCTATAGCGTATTGGGGCGATAGGGGAAGAGATGGAAGAACCAAAGGGGATGAAGTCGCAAATTACATTGCTTGGTACATTAAAAATGTAGATTGCTTGCCAAATGTAATGAAAACTGTAAAAAAGGCCAATGAAATTTACCTTAATTCAGAAAATATTATTGAACTCTCAGGTAATTACCTTCCTGTTTTCTCTGGGGAGCAATTATCAACAAATTGGAAAGCTTTTTTCAATTTTAGGACACAACTACAACTAGATGATTATTTGGAAATATTAAGAAAGGTTTCTTCTGATCTTAACATTGATGGCAAGGTGAAAAAAGAGAATATAACACGTATTCAATCTATATACAAAATTTTGTTGGATCAATGCAGGAATTGGAGTGAAGGAGACATTTTAAAAGTTGGAGATTGGGCAGCTGAAGGTTATTTATTAACGACAAAAAATATCTTTCTTGAATGTAGTTCTCTTAAATTTTTCATCGATGGGAATGAATCAATTTTTCAAGATCAATTTTCATTTTTAGCTATCAATTCAGACAACAAAAAGCATCCGGATTTAGAGTTCCTGTTAGAATGCTTAAAAATAAAAATACTAAGAGAAAGTGATTTTGAACTGAGTTATTCTCACAAAGAAAATTGTTCCGATTTGATAACCAAGCTTAAGACTATTATTCCCCACTTTAAAATATGGATTGAAGCCGAATCAATTGATTACAAAATTAATGAATCACTGGAAAGTCTTGAACATAAAATCAATACTCTAAATATTTATCAAGCGGATGAGCTAAAAATTAAATATACCGATATAGATTTTGTCAAGAATGTTAATGTTCATTTTGATAGGCCAGATCTATTTGTCACAAAGCCATGGACTAGCAATAGTGTGTTATTAAGGCTACCTGAAGTTCTATGTAGATATTTTTACCTACTGGGATATGATAAGAAATTAGAATTTTTATTAAGGTCATCCCAGGAAGAGATACATCAGCATTTCAAGCAAGAAAATATCAATATACCTACAGAAATTTTAGGTATGGTTACTACATCAGATATTGACCTTCCTAGCATCCTAGATGGTGATTATTCAACAGAAATAATTAAAATACCTGATAATACCGTGATAACTTCTGAGTTCTATCATTTATCAAGACCTGATTTTGACTTATTAAACTATACTAAAAATATCATAGCAAGAGCAGTAACAAATGTTATTAATTATCTTTCGACCTTTCCTGAATATGATCTGAGCAATAATTACATCATTGCAGAAAGTATTATTGGCGGCATCACGAAAAATGGAAATGAAATAACACTTGTGGCAAGACCATCTGACAAAGATTTTATACTCTTATATTATAGTTCTGAATTTGATGTTTTAGAATATGTTGATGCAGAATTATGGTACGAAGACGGTAATAATGCACCAAGACAAATAACCTTGGGGCAACTACTTAAAAAAACTGGTATTAATAGAATACCAGTTGGAAATACAAATATTTCCAGTTCTAATATTGACAAATTATTAACTACAGCAAGAAGTAACGAATTAGAATTAAGTGCTGTTCCTTTCGTGCCCCAAAAAATTGCTCGGATTATTTCATCATTTGCAAATACTAACGGTGGATCAATAATTTTTGGAGTTAAAGAAATAAGCCCTAATAACAATGAAATAGTTGGTATCAGCAATGATTTTAGAATTGATGAAATAACAAAAAAAGCAATATCCTTACTTCATCCGATTCCCTCTGTACATTATGACTGGGTACGAATTGGAGATAGGTCCATCTATATGATTCAAACTAATAAATCTGATAATGATATTTTGTTTGAAAATAAAAAATATGTAAGAGAGGATTCAGAGTCTCTTGTAGAAGGTACCAAAGAAACATTGCGAACAATATTAAATATTCCAAAATTTAGAAAAACAGTCGCAATTATTATTGGTATTGAAAACTACTATCCAAAAAACAACATATTTCCAGTTAAATATGCAAATTCAGATTCTTTAAAGTTCAAAAAGATGTTACTGGAAGATTTCGGTGTTGAGGAAGAGGAGATTTATATGTTCTTGAATGAGGAAGCTCTTAAAAGTTCAATTGAATACAATCTAAAGTCGTTATTTCATTCATTGGAAAAAGATGACAGACTGATTTTTTATTATGTAGGCCATGGTTTCCATAGCGGTATAACTAATTATTTATCGACTTACGACATGCATATAAGTAATATCCCGGAGACATCTGTTTCACTAAGATCACTATTAATAGATCCTTTACAAAAATCAAAGTGTAAAAATGCATTAATATTTATAGATGCTTGCGCACAAAGTTTTATAGATGAAAACGAGAGAAGTCACATTTCTAACATTGATGAAGAAGAACTAATACTACTTTCTGTTGATCACCCGACTTACATTACATTTCTTTCTTGCCAATCAGGTCAAAGTTCATATTCTAGCGATACTTTAGAAAATGGAATATGGACATATCATCTCGTAAATGCTTTAGGAGGCAACGTTCCAGATGTGATAAAAGGAGATAACTATATAACAGACAGGCTGCTTAGAGATTACCTCTCTACCAGCGTAGCGAAATTTGCAAAAGACGAACTAAGAAAAGATCAAAATCCTAAAGCCATCCTCGATTCTAGTTATGAAAATGTAATTTTAAAATTATAG
- a CDS encoding HNH endonuclease, which produces MKNKLPKICYWCGCPLTDQLASKEHVPPLAFFPTGHRNNLMTVPACKKHNNSFSELDDKFQFFIKAFKTNAVAKKDLEERVLRGLRRKEKQSFIQDLEENARSGTIYGKSHFFLSLKENEAEMFIEKIIRGVYFYHHEKPAKGIIHSVSKRIVYEGFNTIAAVDFLKEDLHPALVKEGEYNNPEVFRYKYFAAQGLFTIFMDFYEHAEFIGIVYPEGFTFD; this is translated from the coding sequence TTGAAAAATAAACTTCCTAAAATATGCTATTGGTGCGGATGTCCTTTGACAGACCAGCTGGCAAGTAAGGAGCACGTGCCACCATTAGCTTTTTTTCCGACAGGTCACAGAAATAATCTGATGACAGTACCTGCTTGCAAAAAACATAACAACAGTTTTTCGGAACTCGATGATAAATTCCAATTCTTTATCAAAGCCTTCAAGACAAATGCTGTAGCAAAAAAAGATTTGGAAGAAAGAGTTCTACGAGGCTTGAGAAGAAAGGAAAAACAAAGTTTCATACAAGATTTGGAAGAAAATGCTAGATCTGGTACGATATATGGAAAATCACATTTCTTTCTTTCATTAAAGGAAAATGAAGCAGAAATGTTTATTGAAAAAATCATTAGAGGTGTTTATTTCTATCATCATGAAAAACCTGCAAAAGGAATTATTCACAGTGTTTCAAAAAGAATTGTTTACGAAGGTTTCAACACCATTGCTGCAGTTGATTTTTTAAAGGAAGACCTGCATCCGGCACTTGTTAAAGAGGGTGAATATAATAATCCCGAAGTATTCAGATATAAATACTTTGCGGCACAAGGTCTATTCACAATATTTATGGATTTCTATGAGCACGCAGAATTCATTGGAATCGTATATCCTGAAGGTTTTACATTTGATTAA